ATGCGATGCATGCAAGTGGCTGGACTTAATCCTTTTATGTCAGCCACTGTCCATCCTATTGCCTCCTTGTGGTCCTTCAACACCCgaattagtttttcttcctcTAAAGCAGTCAATTTACTGGAAATTATTACTGGGAGTGTATCTCCATCTCCCAAGAATGCATACTTTAAATTATCCGGTAACTGCTTTAATTCCACCTTCGGGGCTTGCACAATAGATGGCAAAAGCTGTGAATGAGACAGAGGTAATTCCAAGTAAGACACATTGGAAAATTCTGGACAAAGagaattcaattcaaaaataacttcctgcaattcaaaaggaaaaacaaacttcccttttatcttttgcaaattttcctGACAGAGACCAGTAGAAATAGCAACCTTCAACGCATCGTcattattaaattcaaaattttgctgcgccaaagaatcaattacatctataacaaaaattgaatgagattcaccaggatatttcatggcatcataaatattaaatttaataacatcaccatcaaattccatagtcaatgtgccagtgaaaacatcaatttttgttctagcAGTTTTCAAAAATGGTCTCCCTAACAGTATTGGAGATGAATTAGAATTATCATCCTCCAtatcaagcacataaaaatctgcaggaaaaatcaaattatcaattTGCACTAAAATATCCTCCAAAACTCCATCAGGATAGGCATTTGATCGATCAGCCAGTTGAATTATTACGCCCGTCTCTTTTAAAGGCCTAATGTTCATCAAATTATAAATAGAACGAGGCATAACATTTATCGAAGCACCCAAATCCAACatagctttttcaattttaatattacctattttgcaagggacagtaaacatacctgggtccttgcatttaggaggcaattttttctgcaaaactgccgaaacattttctcccatatgcactttctcgtttcctttcaactttttcttaccagtgcataattccttcaaaaatttagcatatctaggaatttgcttaattgcatctaaaagagggatatttacctcaacttttcgaaaagtgtccaaaatctcCTGTTCGTGCTCTTGCTTTTTGGACTTTGCCAGTCGACTAGGAAATGGAGGCGGAGGTGTAACCACTTGTgttgatttttctccaaaatctggtTGTTCCAAGGCTCTAGGTTGAGACACATTCCCCTCTTTTTCGAGCTCTTCCTCGATTGCTtgttcagaaattttcttgctcGGCTCAGGCAACTCTTTGCCACTTCTTAATGTGATGGCACTAGCATTTTGCTTGGGGTTGACAATTGTCTGCGAAGGTAGCTTTCCAGATAATTGGGATTCCAATCTATTGACTGTGGAAGCTAACTGGCtcatttgattctccaaattatgaatgctagttttcgtctcctgttgaaattgttgagTGTTAGTAGCCAAAGATTTCACAATATCCTCAAGTGACATACCTGATTTAGGAGCAGGTTGTTGCTGTGAAAGTTGAGGTCTAGGTTGATATTGTGACTGATGTGAAAATCCTGGTGGCCTTACtgcataattaaaattaggaTGATCCCTCCATCCTGGATTATAGGTGTTTGCATAGGGATCATACCGTCTCTGAGGTGGTCCTGGAAATCCAACTGCATTAGCCTGCTCAGTCGAATCATCTTGGAGTGTGGGGCACATATCTGTTGGATGACTCGAACCATAGCAGATTCCACATgttttcaattgctgcatttgtcCTATAGCTAACTTTTCAACCAAAGAAGTTAGACAATCTAATCTTTGCTCTATTGAAGAATTACTTACCTCATTGACTCTACGAGTCGTGTTATCCTGCCTGTCTCCAAATTGTTGAGCATTTGCAGCCATACTCGATATCAAATTTCTTGCCTCCGTGGGTGTTTTATTCACTAAGGAGCCCCCACTGGCAGCATCAATAATTCTTCTGTCAGTTTGGGACAgaccctcataaaaatactggaTGAGGAGTTGAtcaggaatttgatgatgaggACAACTAGCACATAGTTGCTTGAATCTTTCCCAATATTCATGTAGAGTCTCTCCATTGAATTGTCGAATTCCACAGATGTCTTTCCTAATGCTTGCAGCTCGGGATGcaggaaagaatttttctagGAAATGCTTCTTCATGTCTGTCCATGTGGATATTGACCCAGAGGGCAGATAATAGAGCCAATCCTTAGCTTTAtcggctaaggaaaatggaaaggctcttaatttaatttgctcctCTGTGACTCCCTGAGGTTTCATTGTCGAGCAAACCACATGGAATTCTTTGAGATGCTTGTGGGGATCTTCACCTGGTAAGCCATGAAAAGAAGGAAGTAAATGGATTAgtccagattttaactcaaatgcaaCCTCTAATGTAGGATAAGTAATGCATAGAGGCTGTTGATTTAAATCTGGTGCAGCCAATTCTCTCAATGTCCGTTCATTAGCCATGGTGCTATCTATCTCTTCCGTCTCACTAAATGAATCCACAAAA
The window above is part of the Coffea eugenioides isolate CCC68of unplaced genomic scaffold, Ceug_1.0 ScVebR1_1397;HRSCAF=2238, whole genome shotgun sequence genome. Proteins encoded here:
- the LOC113755289 gene encoding uncharacterized protein LOC113755289 gives rise to the protein MANERTLRELAAPDLNQQPLCITYPTLEVAFELKSGLIHLLPSFHGLPGEDPHKHLKEFHVVCSTMKPQGVTEEQIKLRAFPFSLADKAKDWLYYLPSGSISTWTDMKKHFLEKFFPASRAASIRKDICGIRQFNGETLHEYWERFKQLCASCPHHQIPDQLLIQYFYEGLSQTDRRIIDAASGGSLVNKTPTEARNLISSMAANAQQFGDRQDNTTRRVNEVSNSSIEQRLDCLTSLVEKLAIGQMQQLKTCGICYGSSHPTDMCPTLQDDSTEQANAVGFPGPPQRRYDPYANTYNPGWRDHPNFNYAVRPPGFSHQSQYQPRPQLSQQQPAPKSVHNLENQMSQLASTVNRLESQLSGKLPSQTIVNPKQNASAITLRSGKELPEPSKKISEQAIEEELEKEGNVSQPRALEQPDFGEKSTQVVTPPPPFPSRLAKSKKQEHEQEILDTFRKVEVNIPLLDAIKQIPRYAKFLKELCTGKKKLKGNEKVHMGENVSAVLQKKLPPKCKDPGMFTVPCKIGNIKIEKAMLDLGASINVMPRSIYNLMNIRPLKETGVIIQLADRSNAYPDGVLEDILVQIDNLIFPADFYVLDMEDDNSNSSPILLGRPFLKTARTKIDVFTGTLTMEFDGDVIKFNIYDAMKYPGESHSIFVIDVIDSEVIFELNSLCPEFSNVSYLELPLSHSQLLPSIVQAPKVELKQLPDNLKYAFLGDGDTLPVIISSKLTALEEEKLIRVLKDHKEAIGWTVADIKGLSPATCMHRILLEDGIIYPISDSKWVSPVQVVPKKTGITVIENPKGPAPLKDNFPDEHLFVVQKTTPWYADLVNYLVTRTLPNDLSRAQKEKIKSDVKYYVWDEPYLWKYCSDQIIRRYGTPRAIISDRGTHFCNRVMEALLKKYGVTHRVSTSYHPQTSGQAEISNKEIKSILEKTVNPNRKDWSLRLDDALWAYRTAFKTPIVEIQSLHTDKIFKVNGHRLKPFYEGFQVNNVEEVTLAVPELSD